Proteins from one Candidatus Binataceae bacterium genomic window:
- a CDS encoding BamA/TamA family outer membrane protein — protein sequence MSAWISEHRRRLHCSQLSTRTIRGWRWLVAFGLLAAWLVTPAWAQANQGSGFSLTNPSSWPLIPVPEVVTDPYSGTTGGLMTVFLNLDNNQQIESIIAPDVNYNTLMGPGANFRYLAYPSADTQWYVIAGGAEKKAGSVEADYATGLERQRWWTAEGHFLFQRDPTYEFFGLSNNSSQGNESNYTYQQLYVDGLLGVNFSRHLQLALRERPRWVRTYHGAVTNLPYTRALFPDLKGLNGGTEMLNQLILSYDTRNSLTVPTSGGLAALFAGVSDRAFLSSSSYSEFAADFRRYQAIGNRVTLAGRIYTRYVPAGNETPFWAMSWMGGDSPGESSLLGLPVSDQQTWRGGGSGRYIDNNMLLFNFEVRTRVWSVNMFDTHAVVELAPFVDVGRVFHDASQLPFSQMHPAGGLGFRGLALPFVVAFVDVGYGPDGSAIFSGINYPF from the coding sequence TTGTCGGCCTGGATCTCCGAACATCGCCGCCGCCTACACTGCTCCCAACTTTCCACCCGGACAATCAGGGGTTGGCGCTGGCTGGTAGCCTTCGGCCTGCTCGCGGCCTGGCTGGTCACCCCGGCCTGGGCCCAGGCGAATCAAGGCAGCGGGTTTTCGCTAACCAACCCCAGCAGTTGGCCATTGATCCCGGTGCCCGAGGTAGTGACCGATCCTTATAGCGGCACCACCGGCGGATTGATGACGGTCTTCCTTAACCTGGACAACAACCAGCAAATCGAAAGCATCATCGCGCCCGACGTCAACTACAACACGCTGATGGGGCCGGGGGCCAATTTTCGCTATCTGGCCTATCCCTCAGCCGACACCCAATGGTACGTGATCGCGGGTGGGGCGGAAAAAAAGGCCGGCTCGGTGGAAGCGGACTATGCCACCGGCCTGGAGCGCCAGCGCTGGTGGACGGCGGAGGGCCATTTTTTATTCCAGCGCGATCCCACCTACGAGTTTTTCGGTCTGAGTAACAATTCCAGCCAAGGCAACGAAAGCAATTACACCTACCAACAGTTATACGTTGATGGGCTGCTCGGAGTGAACTTCTCTCGGCACCTCCAACTGGCTTTGCGCGAGCGGCCGCGTTGGGTGCGCACCTATCACGGCGCGGTGACCAATCTGCCATACACTCGCGCGTTGTTCCCCGACCTCAAGGGACTCAACGGCGGCACTGAGATGCTCAATCAGCTCATCCTGTCCTACGACACCAGGAATTCCTTAACCGTACCGACTAGCGGCGGTCTGGCAGCGCTGTTTGCCGGCGTCTCCGACCGCGCTTTTCTCAGCTCTTCATCCTATTCGGAATTCGCCGCCGACTTTCGCCGCTACCAGGCGATCGGCAATCGGGTGACGCTGGCGGGACGCATCTACACTCGATATGTGCCCGCAGGCAATGAAACTCCCTTCTGGGCGATGAGCTGGATGGGTGGTGACTCACCAGGCGAGAGTAGCCTGCTGGGGTTGCCGGTGAGCGACCAGCAGACCTGGCGCGGCGGCGGCAGCGGTCGTTATATCGATAACAACATGCTCCTGTTCAATTTCGAGGTCCGCACCCGAGTCTGGTCCGTCAACATGTTCGATACGCATGCCGTGGTCGAGCTGGCACCGTTTGTCGATGTCGGGCGAGTCTTTCATGACGCCTCGCAACTGCCATTCTCCCAGATGCATCCTGCCGGTGGCCTAGGCTTTCGGGGCTTGGCCCTGCCTTTCGTAGTAGCCTTTGTAGATGTCGGCTATGGCCCCGACGGCAGCGCGATCTTTTCGGGCATCAACTACCCCTTCTGA
- a CDS encoding lysylphosphatidylglycerol synthase domain-containing protein — MSWRDGGEWIEWTQLSTEPLLAAQAGSAPALGKLKTILGGLLALAIIVDVARGVSLEAFWRGLSQAHWPLFLLAAVASFTLWLLADSLLMARLFSYFHRPFAYSEMLVGVSTQHFLQLVNTALAASALVLFVHRRREVPLLAAGCTLAFQTFVDIQTLAVMELLAALLLAPAPLLLPWYYSAAGCVLAGGLSVLCMSGRPRWKPARWLYDRPSLTAIRQARLRHYAVLMSIRLATLSLQAILLYVEMRAFGIMLSPGLVLASIPAIVILAALPLTPLGLGSTQALFVYGFQAVADRGVLLALSMAIGAMDLLLRIPLGIALADVLGRDFTLAPRAPACATRWDAENAWERM, encoded by the coding sequence GTGAGCTGGCGTGACGGAGGCGAATGGATCGAGTGGACGCAATTGAGTACTGAGCCGTTGCTAGCGGCCCAAGCAGGAAGTGCCCCCGCGTTGGGCAAACTCAAGACCATCCTGGGAGGCTTGCTGGCGCTTGCGATAATCGTCGACGTTGCGCGAGGTGTTTCGCTCGAAGCTTTCTGGCGCGGTCTGTCGCAGGCTCACTGGCCCCTGTTCCTGCTTGCGGCGGTAGCCAGCTTTACGCTGTGGTTGTTGGCGGACAGCCTGCTGATGGCGCGGCTGTTCAGCTACTTCCATCGCCCCTTCGCCTACAGCGAGATGCTGGTGGGTGTTTCTACCCAGCACTTTCTGCAACTGGTCAATACCGCGCTGGCGGCCAGTGCCCTGGTTCTGTTCGTCCATCGTCGCCGTGAGGTTCCTTTATTGGCGGCCGGCTGTACCCTGGCATTTCAGACTTTCGTTGATATTCAGACCTTGGCGGTAATGGAATTGCTTGCCGCGCTGCTGTTGGCGCCCGCGCCCCTGCTTCTGCCCTGGTATTATTCTGCCGCGGGCTGCGTTCTGGCGGGTGGACTAAGCGTACTGTGCATGAGTGGAAGACCGCGCTGGAAGCCGGCGCGCTGGCTATATGACCGGCCCTCGCTGACCGCGATTCGCCAAGCCCGCCTGCGTCATTACGCCGTGCTGATGTCGATTCGTCTGGCAACTCTCTCGCTCCAAGCCATTTTGCTCTATGTGGAAATGCGCGCCTTTGGAATCATGCTCTCGCCCGGCTTGGTGTTGGCCTCGATACCGGCGATCGTGATTCTGGCTGCGCTCCCCTTGACGCCGCTGGGGTTGGGTTCGACCCAAGCGCTTTTCGTCTATGGCTTTCAAGCCGTTGCGGACCGCGGCGTCCTGCTCGCCTTGTCGATGGCGATCGGGGCGATGGACTTGTTATTGCGCATTCCCCTAGGGATCGCCCTGGCCGACGTACTGGGGCGAGATTTTACCTTGGCCCCCCGCGCGCCGGCGTGTGCGACGCGGTGGGATGCCGAGAATGCGTGGGAGCGTATGTAA
- a CDS encoding SDR family NAD(P)-dependent oxidoreductase, translating to MSDNLSLLITGGAGFIGSHAARRFARRGFRVTILDNLSRPGAELNLAWLRQECAEIEFTRCDVRDRDGIEAIFRGRQFSAVLHLAAQVAVTTSLAAPWEDFQTNAAGTLHLLEAVRRYCPEAVFIFASTNKVYGELAEFESTRRGKRWTFRDRQGVDESTLLDFHSPYGCSKGAADQYVIDYARIYGLRSAAFRQSCIYGERQFGIEDQGWVAWFAIAAVLGRPLTIYGDGAQVRDLLYVDDLLDAYELGLEHPEAIAGQAFNVGGGPANTLSLLELIELLESSLERRMSPRFESWRPGDQKVFVSDIGKLSRRLGWRPRVGCHEGVQRLLVWVRANRELLQRHLDVADSQAR from the coding sequence GTGAGTGACAATCTCTCGCTGCTGATAACCGGGGGCGCGGGCTTTATCGGCAGCCACGCTGCCCGGCGCTTCGCACGGCGCGGTTTCAGGGTAACCATCCTGGACAACCTGTCGCGGCCGGGGGCCGAACTCAATCTGGCTTGGCTGCGCCAGGAGTGCGCGGAGATCGAGTTCACGCGCTGTGACGTGCGCGATCGTGACGGGATCGAGGCTATCTTCCGCGGCCGGCAGTTTTCCGCCGTGCTGCATCTGGCCGCTCAAGTCGCCGTCACTACTTCGCTGGCAGCGCCTTGGGAGGACTTTCAGACCAACGCCGCCGGAACTCTACACCTGCTGGAGGCGGTGCGCCGCTATTGTCCGGAGGCGGTTTTCATCTTCGCTTCGACCAACAAGGTTTACGGAGAATTAGCCGAGTTCGAGAGCACGCGGCGCGGCAAGCGCTGGACCTTCCGCGATCGCCAGGGGGTTGATGAGAGCACTTTACTGGATTTCCATTCGCCCTACGGTTGCTCCAAAGGCGCGGCCGACCAATATGTGATCGACTATGCACGGATTTATGGCTTGCGCAGCGCCGCCTTCCGCCAGTCGTGCATCTATGGCGAGCGGCAGTTTGGGATCGAGGATCAGGGTTGGGTAGCCTGGTTCGCGATCGCCGCCGTGCTCGGTCGCCCTCTTACGATCTACGGCGACGGCGCGCAAGTCCGCGATTTGCTTTATGTGGATGACCTTTTGGATGCCTACGAGTTGGGCTTGGAGCATCCCGAGGCGATCGCGGGGCAGGCATTCAATGTGGGCGGTGGCCCCGCCAATACGCTCTCGTTGCTAGAGCTAATCGAGCTGTTGGAGAGCAGCCTGGAGCGCCGAATGAGCCCACGTTTCGAGAGCTGGCGGCCCGGCGATCAGAAAGTCTTCGTCTCCGATATCGGCAAACTCTCGCGCCGCCTCGGATGGCGCCCTCGGGTCGGATGTCACGAAGGGGTGCAAAGGCTGCTGGTTTGGGTCCGCGCCAATCGCGAATTGCTCCAGCGTCACCTGGATGTCGCAGACTCACAAGCTCGCTAA
- a CDS encoding amidohydrolase family protein yields MYKGIKVLDVHGHVSAPGNGFAVLAGMLASNTPRVHDPRTPQGLAGLNMTPEAWNASTGRHVSLMDDHNIDVQIIGPRPFAMLGWMQPHLLPHWTRLVNNFIAKQVEMHPTRFIGAAQLPQRSDAEDLSHCLPELDRCVNELGFGAVYLSPDPAGARTTPGMHKPYWYPVYERCQKLGLPIIVHGTNCLDPRFDVIPENYQIGFVMEQYLATQLLSHSDVFERFPELKVVVCHCGGALDRFIPSDRHLSQKDLRNNLFFDTCALDVNYLTAAIKQRTPARMLFGTETPGSGGAIRPETGRPSDDLVPIISGFDFLSEDDKQAIFHKNVLRICPALKKLAA; encoded by the coding sequence ATGTACAAAGGGATTAAGGTTCTTGACGTTCACGGTCACGTCTCGGCGCCAGGCAATGGTTTTGCTGTGTTAGCCGGGATGCTCGCATCCAACACCCCAAGGGTTCATGATCCGCGCACCCCGCAGGGGCTGGCGGGGCTGAACATGACTCCCGAGGCCTGGAACGCCAGCACCGGCCGGCACGTCAGTTTGATGGACGACCACAACATCGACGTGCAGATCATCGGGCCGCGGCCCTTCGCGATGCTGGGCTGGATGCAGCCCCATCTGCTGCCACATTGGACCCGCCTGGTCAACAACTTCATCGCCAAGCAGGTCGAGATGCATCCGACTCGCTTCATCGGCGCGGCCCAACTGCCTCAACGCAGCGACGCCGAAGACTTGAGCCACTGCCTTCCCGAGCTGGATCGATGCGTTAACGAGCTGGGCTTCGGCGCGGTTTACCTAAGTCCTGATCCGGCCGGCGCACGTACCACGCCGGGGATGCACAAGCCGTACTGGTACCCCGTCTACGAGCGCTGCCAGAAGTTGGGCCTGCCCATTATCGTGCATGGCACCAATTGCTTAGACCCGCGCTTCGACGTGATTCCGGAGAACTACCAGATAGGCTTCGTGATGGAGCAGTACCTGGCCACCCAATTGCTCTCCCACAGCGACGTGTTCGAGCGCTTCCCGGAGCTCAAGGTGGTAGTCTGCCATTGCGGCGGTGCGCTGGATCGGTTCATTCCCAGCGATCGCCATCTGTCGCAAAAAGATCTGCGCAACAATTTGTTTTTCGATACCTGTGCGCTGGACGTAAATTACCTCACCGCGGCCATCAAACAGCGTACTCCGGCCCGGATGCTGTTTGGCACGGAAACACCGGGCTCCGGGGGCGCGATCCGGCCCGAAACCGGGCGCCCCAGCGATGACCTGGTGCCGATCATCAGCGGCTTCGATTTTCTGAGTGAAGACGACAAGCAGGCAATCTTCCACAAGAACGTACTGCGCATCTGTCCGGCGCTCAAGAAACTGGCTGCATAG
- a CDS encoding hemerythrin domain-containing protein — protein sequence MPAHGQLYALMAAEHLQLDRLLARASERDPGGDAAYEHFRQRLLRHISLEEKILLPMAARKSGEALPLAKRLQLDHGALAALLMLPPSGGGLHAIRAVLAVHNPLEEMAEGVYQQCEELAGDELPDLLGRLSAAPAVPVSSWSDSSKVYAAARRVLARAGYDPQLLEASGETAS from the coding sequence ATGCCAGCTCACGGCCAGCTTTACGCCTTGATGGCCGCCGAACATCTCCAGCTCGATCGGTTACTGGCGCGCGCCAGTGAGCGGGACCCGGGCGGCGACGCGGCCTACGAGCACTTCCGCCAGCGCCTGCTGCGCCATATCAGCCTGGAGGAAAAGATCTTGCTGCCCATGGCCGCGCGCAAAAGCGGCGAAGCGCTGCCGCTCGCCAAGCGCCTGCAGTTGGATCACGGTGCGCTGGCGGCTTTGCTGATGCTGCCGCCCAGCGGCGGCGGCTTGCACGCCATTCGGGCGGTGCTCGCGGTTCACAATCCGCTGGAGGAAATGGCGGAGGGAGTTTATCAGCAATGCGAAGAACTAGCGGGTGACGAACTCCCCGATCTGCTGGGACGGCTTAGCGCCGCCCCAGCCGTGCCGGTCTCCTCCTGGAGCGACAGTTCCAAGGTCTACGCGGCGGCGCGGCGGGTGCTAGCGCGCGCCGGTTACGATCCCCAGCTATTGGAAGCTTCCGGCGAGACGGCGTCGTAA
- a CDS encoding glutathione S-transferase family protein: protein MKLYSRESSGNSYKARLLLSFLGLPYEKIEIERGGDGRNALPADYLTLNPRGQIPTLVDGEVVLWGSTAILYYLALTHDGQRRWMPAQARAGAEVLQWMELAQNEILSGLAIARGIIRWGFKEDLAACQAKGIKALTVMERRLANHQWLAGEEPTIAECACFPYTALCPEGQIDLGPYPGVRGWLARVKRLPGFVAMPGVE, encoded by the coding sequence ATGAAACTCTATTCACGCGAGTCCTCGGGCAACTCCTACAAGGCCCGCCTGCTGCTGTCATTTTTGGGACTGCCTTATGAAAAGATCGAGATTGAGCGTGGCGGCGACGGGCGCAACGCACTACCCGCCGACTACCTCACGCTCAATCCGCGCGGCCAGATTCCGACCCTGGTCGATGGCGAGGTGGTGCTGTGGGGGTCGACCGCGATTCTGTACTATCTGGCGCTCACCCACGACGGACAGCGGCGTTGGATGCCGGCCCAGGCGCGCGCTGGCGCAGAAGTGCTGCAGTGGATGGAGCTGGCGCAGAACGAGATTCTCTCCGGGCTGGCGATCGCTCGCGGGATCATCCGCTGGGGCTTCAAAGAAGATCTGGCCGCCTGCCAAGCCAAGGGGATCAAGGCACTGACGGTGATGGAGCGGCGGCTGGCAAACCATCAATGGCTGGCAGGCGAGGAACCTACGATTGCCGAATGCGCCTGCTTTCCCTACACCGCCCTGTGCCCCGAGGGGCAAATCGATCTCGGCCCCTACCCGGGAGTGCGCGGCTGGTTGGCGCGGGTCAAGCGATTGCCAGGCTTCGTCGCGATGCCGGGGGTGGAGTAA
- a CDS encoding DUF6496 domain-containing protein — MPEKETLRRVRKDKEEGKAASTQAGEFVREEIEHVKHGKHGVKNPKQAIAIGLSKARRAGVELPPPEAGRRKEKSRKSTYGKSKGRGDGSKSGS; from the coding sequence ATGCCCGAGAAGGAAACCTTGCGTCGCGTGCGTAAAGACAAGGAGGAAGGCAAGGCGGCCAGCACCCAGGCCGGGGAATTCGTTCGCGAGGAAATCGAACATGTCAAGCACGGCAAGCACGGGGTCAAAAACCCCAAGCAGGCAATTGCAATCGGACTATCCAAGGCGCGCCGGGCCGGGGTCGAGCTACCGCCGCCCGAGGCGGGGCGGCGCAAAGAGAAATCCCGCAAGAGCACTTATGGCAAGAGCAAGGGGCGCGGAGATGGATCCAAATCGGGCTCGTGA
- a CDS encoding YggT family protein produces MFVYTNFVITLLGIVSQLLGLYLWVVIISAVMTWIEPNPYNPIVRFIYGITEPLFDFVRRYLPVVFAGFDFSPIVVLIAIEFIQGYFIPTFARLATTGFN; encoded by the coding sequence GTGTTTGTCTATACCAATTTTGTCATTACGCTGTTGGGCATCGTCAGCCAGCTCCTGGGGCTGTACTTGTGGGTGGTAATAATCTCCGCGGTAATGACCTGGATCGAGCCCAACCCCTATAACCCGATCGTGCGTTTTATCTATGGGATCACCGAGCCGCTGTTCGATTTCGTCCGCCGCTATCTGCCAGTGGTGTTCGCCGGATTCGATTTTTCACCGATTGTGGTTCTGATTGCGATCGAGTTTATCCAGGGCTACTTCATCCCGACCTTTGCCCGCTTGGCCACCACCGGCTTCAATTAA
- the proC gene encoding pyrroline-5-carboxylate reductase: protein MIKLGFIGAGHMATALAQGLVARRVMRPAQMLAADIDARARRRFSRATGAKTCTDLSEVLAAAPALVLAVKPQSVAAVIERIGALANGARPGQDKLVISIAAGIPLATLEGGLPGARVIRVMPNAPAMVGEGMAALARGRRAKPADLAFAHQLFVAVGEAVVVKDEALLDAVTALSGSGPAYVYLFIKALTEAACAEGLSAPQALAMALQTVRGAEAQMRQSKLAPDELIRMVASPGGTTEAALRAFEQGNFVQVVGHAVKAAATRSRELGRSR, encoded by the coding sequence ATGATTAAATTGGGCTTTATTGGCGCCGGCCATATGGCTACCGCATTGGCGCAAGGGTTGGTGGCGCGACGCGTGATGCGACCCGCGCAGATGCTCGCGGCGGATATCGACGCCCGCGCGCGCCGGCGGTTCAGCCGCGCCACCGGAGCCAAAACCTGCACCGACCTGAGCGAAGTGCTGGCCGCGGCACCGGCTTTGGTACTGGCGGTCAAACCGCAAAGCGTTGCGGCAGTGATCGAGCGTATCGGCGCGTTGGCCAATGGCGCGCGACCCGGGCAAGATAAGTTAGTTATTTCGATCGCAGCTGGAATCCCGCTGGCCACCCTGGAGGGGGGACTGCCCGGCGCGCGCGTGATTCGGGTGATGCCCAACGCACCGGCGATGGTGGGGGAGGGCATGGCGGCGCTGGCGCGCGGCCGCCGCGCAAAGCCGGCCGACCTGGCTTTCGCCCACCAGCTCTTCGTCGCGGTCGGTGAGGCGGTGGTGGTCAAGGACGAAGCCCTGCTTGACGCTGTCACCGCGCTGTCGGGCAGCGGTCCGGCCTACGTTTATCTGTTCATCAAAGCCTTGACGGAGGCCGCTTGTGCCGAAGGGCTGAGCGCGCCGCAAGCGCTGGCGATGGCCTTGCAAACGGTGCGTGGCGCCGAGGCCCAGATGCGCCAATCCAAGCTGGCGCCCGATGAATTGATCCGCATGGTGGCCTCGCCCGGCGGCACCACCGAAGCGGCTTTGCGCGCCTTCGAGCAAGGTAACTTTGTCCAGGTGGTCGGCCACGCGGTCAAAGCCGCCGCCACCCGCTCGCGTGAACTAGGCCGTTCACGCTAA
- a CDS encoding YggS family pyridoxal phosphate-dependent enzyme — MLTAEEIAERLAQVRERMDRAARRAARAPATVRLVLASKTQPAPAITAAYQAGARLFGENYVQEALDKQLAVGPLPGISWHLIGHLQTNKARAAAAAFDLIESLDSIRLAQALAKAQPARRPRVLIEVNLGAETSKTGIAPAQLEPLIAAAREVVDIAGLMAIPPAGPNPEASRPYFASLRELRERLVRTTGLGLSELSMGMTDDFEIAIEEGATIVRVGRAVFGERLA; from the coding sequence ATGCTGACGGCGGAGGAGATCGCCGAGCGCCTGGCCCAGGTGCGCGAGCGAATGGATAGGGCAGCGCGGCGGGCCGCGCGCGCTCCGGCCACGGTACGACTGGTGCTGGCGAGCAAGACCCAACCGGCGCCCGCGATCACCGCGGCGTATCAAGCGGGGGCGCGTTTGTTCGGCGAAAATTACGTCCAGGAAGCACTGGACAAGCAGCTCGCGGTGGGCCCGCTACCCGGAATTAGTTGGCATCTGATTGGCCATCTGCAAACCAACAAGGCGCGCGCCGCCGCAGCGGCCTTCGACCTGATAGAAAGCCTGGACTCCATTCGTCTGGCCCAGGCGCTGGCCAAAGCGCAACCCGCGCGCCGACCGCGTGTCCTGATCGAGGTCAATCTGGGCGCCGAGACCAGCAAGACCGGAATCGCGCCGGCTCAGTTGGAGCCACTGATCGCGGCCGCGCGCGAGGTGGTCGATATCGCAGGGCTGATGGCGATCCCGCCGGCAGGCCCCAATCCCGAAGCCAGCCGCCCCTACTTCGCGAGTTTGCGCGAGCTTCGCGAGCGGCTTGTCCGCACCACCGGCCTTGGGCTAAGCGAATTATCCATGGGCATGACCGACGATTTCGAAATCGCTATCGAGGAAGGAGCAACTATCGTGCGCGTGGGGCGTGCGGTGTTTGGCGAACGGCTGGCATGA
- a CDS encoding Maf family protein: MSSSYQGVLLLASASPRRHQLLTQAGVRFEAIESGVQEERMAGEAAAPYAMRLAQDKARAVAVRYPAAIVLGADTVVAVGDEVLEKPRDRDHARWMIGRLAGRAHQVITGFALIRTQQVLECRAVSSIVTFRKLSVGEIEAYVATDEPYDKAGAYAVQGQGRSLIEKVEGSLTNVMGLPIEEVMAALVRHGIDGTRGAA, translated from the coding sequence GTGAGCAGCTCGTACCAAGGCGTTTTGTTGCTCGCCTCGGCATCCCCCCGCCGCCACCAATTGTTGACCCAGGCGGGGGTGCGCTTCGAGGCGATCGAAAGCGGAGTCCAGGAGGAACGGATGGCGGGCGAGGCTGCCGCGCCTTACGCCATGCGGCTGGCCCAAGATAAGGCGCGCGCCGTGGCGGTGCGCTATCCGGCGGCCATCGTGCTAGGTGCCGACACCGTGGTCGCGGTGGGAGACGAGGTGCTGGAAAAACCGCGCGATCGCGATCACGCGCGCTGGATGATCGGCCGGTTGGCAGGCCGCGCCCATCAGGTCATCACCGGCTTTGCCTTGATACGGACCCAGCAAGTGCTGGAGTGCCGGGCGGTCAGCAGTATCGTCACCTTCCGCAAGCTGAGCGTCGGTGAGATTGAAGCATACGTCGCCACTGACGAACCTTACGACAAGGCCGGAGCTTATGCGGTTCAAGGCCAAGGACGAAGCCTGATCGAAAAGGTGGAGGGTTCGCTTACCAACGTCATGGGATTGCCGATCGAAGAAGTAATGGCGGCGCTCGTCCGCCACGGTATCGACGGTACCCGCGGCGCGGCTTAA